Proteins from a single region of Companilactobacillus farciminis KCTC 3681 = DSM 20184:
- a CDS encoding SLAP domain-containing protein has product MRKIKMIALTGILLSSTILGANTTVAQASSNKALSVDKTEIANNVIQVINELLNSSSTASNVNSQMKFSDLEDGQTMQVAPIFGQKTDTQFDNVLQGELNVVDGNEQLVPMTSGTRDKNGFPQTVKYTLDGVTKTVTVEYNFAKPIVSFTNNSQVMNFKADDGNDAIQKAATDNSDVKAISSNGADANGKANSTSVSGTMDDGNKSVTFTPKDNYISGISATRTINTYTEPNWDNITTTDTNVVVSDSENPNDYYLVSFTTDNTGKTTATATAIDAVGNDVISNATNKSITFVKDNFAIPTDPENPATPSSILTFKILGSGKTVFTTPVTGNMTVAQIQDTLPEGYTLAAISTDYEVKNGNQTYYVTKSADTNVNYIDITTGNSVGSETLNGIQGEPTVLTKIPENYKLVNQSDILQKLNALTPNKNIYVTPKADSNSLNYTVTFRDKTTGKVVGTESQGSGNFGSYVGVTAPDGYALASVIDHGFILLKNDQKVTKYVVAADTPYNVSYVDQDTGEEVGTQSGKGANESKIVLKAPTGYAFVNADDINYTIDKDTPTSTVYVQKSDQTVDNIVSGYPHKGNIKIYDGNGKLNDDVVLSEGSSWIIDKTITINGAEYYRVATDQYVKASDVYKYTPLQTVAVTNGTNVTPVYNTKGQLIIDRALDVNTPWYTDRSATIRGKKMYRVATDEWIKASDATLN; this is encoded by the coding sequence ATGAGAAAAATAAAAATGATAGCTTTGACTGGTATTTTGTTGTCGAGCACTATTTTAGGGGCAAATACAACAGTTGCACAAGCTAGTTCTAACAAAGCATTAAGCGTTGACAAAACTGAAATCGCTAACAACGTGATCCAAGTTATCAACGAGTTATTGAATTCAAGTTCTACCGCTAGCAACGTGAACTCTCAAATGAAGTTTTCTGATTTAGAAGATGGTCAAACTATGCAAGTTGCGCCAATCTTTGGTCAAAAGACTGATACTCAATTTGACAATGTCTTGCAAGGGGAACTAAACGTAGTTGATGGTAATGAGCAATTAGTTCCTATGACTTCAGGCACTAGAGATAAAAATGGATTCCCTCAGACAGTTAAATACACGCTTGATGGTGTTACTAAGACTGTTACAGTAGAATATAACTTTGCTAAACCAATTGTTTCCTTTACTAATAATAGCCAAGTTATGAATTTTAAAGCAGATGATGGAAACGACGCAATTCAAAAAGCTGCTACTGATAATTCTGATGTTAAGGCTATTAGTTCCAATGGTGCAGACGCTAATGGTAAGGCAAATAGTACTTCGGTATCTGGAACCATGGACGATGGTAATAAATCAGTGACTTTCACACCAAAGGATAATTATATTAGTGGTATTTCAGCCACAAGAACAATTAATACTTATACAGAACCTAATTGGGATAACATTACAACTACAGATACTAACGTTGTAGTAAGTGATAGTGAAAATCCTAATGACTATTATTTGGTTAGTTTTACAACAGATAATACTGGTAAAACTACGGCAACGGCTACAGCGATTGATGCTGTTGGTAACGATGTAATATCCAATGCGACAAATAAATCGATTACTTTTGTAAAAGATAATTTTGCTATTCCAACAGATCCTGAAAATCCCGCAACTCCTAGCTCAATATTGACTTTCAAAATTCTAGGATCAGGTAAAACTGTCTTTACCACTCCAGTTACAGGGAATATGACGGTGGCTCAGATTCAAGATACTCTACCTGAAGGATATACATTGGCCGCAATATCTACTGACTATGAAGTAAAAAATGGTAATCAGACATACTATGTAACTAAGAGTGCAGATACTAATGTAAATTATATAGATATTACAACTGGAAACTCGGTTGGCAGTGAGACTCTTAACGGTATCCAAGGTGAACCAACTGTTCTTACAAAGATTCCAGAAAATTACAAGTTAGTCAATCAATCTGATATACTTCAAAAATTGAATGCTCTAACTCCAAATAAGAACATCTACGTAACGCCAAAAGCAGATTCCAATTCCTTAAACTACACCGTAACCTTCAGAGACAAGACAACAGGTAAAGTTGTTGGAACAGAATCTCAAGGTAGTGGTAATTTCGGTAGTTATGTTGGTGTTACAGCACCTGATGGCTATGCTTTAGCATCTGTTATTGATCACGGCTTTATTCTTTTGAAGAATGACCAAAAGGTAACGAAGTATGTTGTAGCTGCTGACACGCCTTATAACGTCTCCTACGTTGATCAAGATACTGGCGAAGAAGTCGGTACACAATCAGGTAAGGGTGCTAACGAATCGAAGATTGTTTTGAAGGCTCCAACAGGCTATGCTTTCGTTAATGCTGATGACATCAATTACACAATCGATAAAGACACACCTACTTCGACAGTTTACGTTCAAAAATCAGATCAAACAGTTGATAACATCGTTTCTGGTTATCCACATAAAGGAAATATCAAGATTTATGACGGCAACGGTAAACTAAACGATGATGTAGTTCTTTCTGAAGGTTCAAGTTGGATCATCGACAAGACTATAACTATCAATGGTGCTGAATACTATCGTGTCGCTACAGACCAATATGTTAAGGCTAGTGACGTTTACAAGTACACACCTCTACAAACGGTGGCTGTAACTAATGGAACTAACGTTACACCAGTTTATAACACTAAAGGACAATTGATTATCGACCGTGCTTTGGATGTTAATACACCTTGGTACACTGATAGAAGTGCTACGATCAGAGGTAAGAAGATGTATCGTGTTGCTACAGATGAATGGATTAAAGCAAGCGATGCAACATTAAATTAA
- a CDS encoding acyltransferase — MKSKRVIYIDVIRVVAMILVVLAHACSVRIATPDHSFSWSVTNVLVGITEVAVPMFFMISGATILNSKKTTNVGYLFKHRLKRVIIPFIVWSIISAYPVSKIDGVFNIHQFLVTVSLIFHQPVLMAYWFIYSLFGLYLISPFIKLLVDHMNKSLLNYLLLLWMIGDIILPAIGQFTPPAIGNAFSLYSMAKIILSSYLGYFVMGYLLTHDTKLKFNLPKYVSIIALLFVIKVAVRFIPAQSPWAFLNIASSLSTPVIAVMLFMCFKSFEGKYSNWFTKSIEFVAPLTYGIYLSHGLIINFVGKFISPNNYPVIFLATLVFSIIMIYIIRKIPVIKNLLA; from the coding sequence ATGAAGTCAAAACGTGTTATTTATATTGATGTTATTCGCGTCGTGGCTATGATTTTGGTTGTTTTGGCACATGCCTGTTCAGTCAGAATCGCAACGCCAGATCATTCTTTTTCATGGTCAGTGACAAATGTTTTAGTAGGGATTACCGAAGTAGCTGTGCCAATGTTTTTCATGATAAGTGGGGCAACTATTTTAAATAGTAAAAAAACGACGAATGTAGGATATCTATTCAAGCATCGTTTGAAAAGAGTTATCATACCATTCATCGTTTGGTCGATCATCAGTGCTTATCCAGTAAGCAAGATCGATGGGGTTTTTAATATTCACCAATTCTTAGTAACAGTTTCTTTGATTTTTCATCAACCAGTTTTGATGGCTTATTGGTTTATTTATTCATTGTTTGGGTTGTATTTAATTTCACCATTCATCAAGCTATTAGTGGATCATATGAATAAGAGCTTGTTGAATTATCTGCTATTGTTGTGGATGATTGGCGACATTATTTTGCCAGCAATCGGTCAATTTACGCCACCAGCAATTGGTAATGCATTTAGTTTGTACAGCATGGCTAAGATTATCTTGTCATCTTATCTAGGGTATTTCGTTATGGGTTACTTATTGACCCACGACACTAAGTTGAAATTCAATTTACCTAAGTATGTAAGTATCATTGCTCTTTTATTCGTGATTAAAGTGGCAGTGAGATTTATTCCGGCACAAAGTCCATGGGCTTTCTTGAATATTGCTTCTTCATTGAGCACACCAGTGATTGCCGTCATGTTGTTCATGTGCTTTAAGTCGTTTGAAGGTAAGTATTCAAATTGGTTTACGAAGTCGATAGAATTTGTTGCACCATTGACGTATGGAATTTATTTGTCTCATGGATTGATTATCAATTTTGTTGGTAAATTCATTAGTCCTAATAACTATCCAGTTATCTTTTTAGCTACGTTAGTATTTTCAATAATTATGATTTACATTATCAGAAAAATTCCTGTAATTAAGAATTTACTGGCATAA
- a CDS encoding glycoside hydrolase family 1 protein, with protein sequence MTVFPKNFLWGGATAANQYEGAWDVDGKGVSTADLLLGGTYEKPRVFTKTVKQGEYYPSHQGSDFYHHYKEDIKLLAGMGYKTYRLSVAWTRIFPNGDDAQPNQKGLDFYRNVFEECHKYGIEPLVTISHYEMPYHLTEAYGGWGNRKVIDFYVKYAKTLFTEYKDLVKYWLTFNEINIGMMFGGYMSLGLPVEDGAAPFNPKMSNDDIQANLQGLHHQFVASALAVKIGHKINSDNMIGCMIAGNVNYPLTSNPDDILKAQLANEINNYYCGDVQVRGAYPHFAKRFWDEHDVKLDITAEDSEVLKEGTVDFYSFSYYSSNALTTDESKADAAGNFSTGVKNPYLKYSEWGWAMDPKGLRWYLNDVYGRYGIPIMVVENGLGARDEVKADGSIDDDYRIEYLKGHIEQMKEAIKDGVDLIGYTPWGCIDLVSAGTGQMAKRYGFVYVNRDDNEEGDFSRTPKKSYYWYKKVIASDGEDLENN encoded by the coding sequence ATGACAGTATTTCCAAAGAACTTTTTATGGGGTGGCGCTACTGCTGCTAACCAATACGAAGGTGCCTGGGACGTTGATGGCAAAGGTGTTAGTACAGCTGACCTCTTATTAGGTGGTACATATGAAAAGCCACGTGTCTTCACTAAGACCGTTAAACAAGGCGAATATTATCCATCTCATCAAGGTAGTGATTTCTACCACCACTACAAAGAAGATATTAAATTACTAGCAGGCATGGGCTACAAAACTTATCGTTTGTCAGTTGCTTGGACAAGAATTTTTCCTAACGGTGACGATGCACAACCTAATCAAAAAGGTTTGGATTTTTATCGTAATGTCTTCGAGGAATGTCATAAGTATGGTATCGAACCATTAGTAACAATTTCTCACTACGAAATGCCTTATCATTTAACCGAGGCTTACGGTGGTTGGGGCAATCGTAAAGTGATCGACTTTTACGTTAAATACGCTAAGACTTTGTTCACAGAATACAAAGACCTCGTTAAATATTGGTTAACATTTAATGAAATCAATATCGGTATGATGTTTGGTGGCTATATGTCACTGGGACTTCCAGTTGAAGACGGTGCTGCACCATTCAATCCTAAGATGAGTAATGACGATATCCAAGCTAACCTCCAAGGTTTGCATCATCAATTCGTTGCCAGTGCTTTGGCAGTTAAAATTGGTCACAAGATCAATTCTGACAACATGATTGGTTGTATGATTGCCGGTAACGTTAACTATCCATTAACATCTAACCCTGATGATATTTTGAAAGCTCAATTAGCTAACGAAATCAACAATTATTACTGTGGTGACGTTCAAGTTCGTGGTGCTTATCCACACTTTGCCAAACGCTTCTGGGATGAACATGATGTTAAATTAGACATCACAGCTGAAGATAGCGAAGTTCTAAAAGAAGGTACAGTTGACTTCTATAGTTTCAGTTACTACTCATCAAACGCTTTGACAACTGATGAAAGTAAAGCTGACGCTGCTGGTAACTTCAGTACTGGTGTAAAGAATCCTTACTTGAAGTACAGTGAATGGGGCTGGGCAATGGACCCTAAAGGTCTACGCTGGTACCTAAATGACGTTTATGGACGTTACGGTATTCCTATCATGGTCGTTGAAAATGGACTAGGTGCTCGTGATGAAGTCAAAGCTGATGGTTCAATTGATGATGACTATCGTATCGAATATCTCAAGGGTCACATTGAACAAATGAAAGAAGCTATCAAAGATGGTGTTGACTTGATTGGTTACACTCCTTGGGGTTGTATCGATTTAGTTTCTGCCGGAACTGGTCAAATGGCCAAACGTTATGGTTTCGTTTATGTAAATCGTGATGATAATGAAGAAGGAGACTTCAGCAGAACTCCAAAGAAGAGTTACTACTGGTATAAGAAAGTTATTGCTTCTGATGGTGAAGATTTAGAAAATAATTAA
- a CDS encoding DUF2975 domain-containing protein — protein MKIKTTLLKFVTLIIDAFVLFFVVMLSMSMLNAIQDHPFDLFPTIAGSTFLIVGLLVLIISYYLFRIFKLIDNHNFFTQQALHFVRMVRYLFIACSVVLLAILPIAYQAADIDDAPGLIIVALGFIFFPSAIAAFISVMEKILINSIQFKQENELTI, from the coding sequence ATGAAAATCAAAACTACTTTACTAAAATTTGTTACTTTGATTATAGATGCTTTTGTTTTATTCTTTGTAGTCATGTTATCTATGAGCATGCTTAACGCTATTCAAGACCATCCCTTTGACTTATTCCCAACGATTGCCGGTTCAACATTTTTAATTGTGGGTCTATTAGTTCTTATCATCAGTTATTACTTATTTAGAATTTTTAAACTAATCGACAACCATAATTTCTTCACCCAACAAGCACTGCATTTCGTTAGAATGGTTCGTTATTTATTCATCGCTTGTTCAGTCGTTTTACTCGCAATTTTGCCGATAGCTTACCAAGCCGCTGACATTGACGATGCTCCCGGACTCATTATCGTAGCTTTAGGATTTATCTTTTTCCCTAGTGCGATTGCTGCTTTTATTTCAGTGATGGAGAAGATTTTAATCAATTCGATTCAATTTAAGCAAGAAAATGAATTGACGATATAG
- a CDS encoding helix-turn-helix domain-containing protein, protein MIKINLDLLLVKKNMTVTELAEKVGITQANISILKNGRAKAIRFSTLEKICKTLDCQPGDILEYVQE, encoded by the coding sequence ATGATAAAAATAAATTTGGATCTTCTATTAGTCAAAAAAAATATGACCGTTACCGAACTAGCTGAAAAAGTCGGCATCACTCAAGCTAACATTTCCATTCTAAAAAACGGTCGTGCCAAGGCAATTCGCTTCTCAACTTTAGAAAAAATCTGTAAAACACTAGACTGTCAACCCGGTGATATCTTAGAATATGTACAGGAATGA
- a CDS encoding lectin-like domain-containing protein — protein MTTVKAEPVGLPLNDYMVIDTPTIINPPNGTNYFNKNTASIQNEDTAKLTDKAGQIVKEGGLLVKNLYTLNRGTMGAIWSKDSDTWDLSQVQQISAWMNFGPPDDSSLVNGEGLAFVIQNDNRGTKAIGTGLQGLGVYGYDLTTFPSASPTPPSPELVTLTAVKNSVAIEFDTNLNKAGEGKVPTLIHYKDLLIDKSEEHYTSNGFDSDIGIAGSTGVNLLPNSYLGLKIPGERGWGHIAFSLPGNENSYADVFNGSVPTSYSKLKISTGMSLFHSNATVANLIDDIDYFGKPVNWHHVTITWTPDENLLAGTLSYVYNDKDEHGINNTNKTTDNYFKRVESSVKVPMSTFDVHNGDYNVRWGFTGANSSLGQLDADGNETGSEKVADKYVKLETLPDSPNPIANSSITDNTLNKTITDQSTDNNVNSGDSVDLNYEIKHAEDNNKTSDSKILPDSQKPSWKDIVAAIQIPDMETYLDFRQEDSPNTPGQKRIGYIEYQDGTQDDLLVSDVSLTSGQAESTSTKVAINSRLVTKKLSKDLDNTDNKITNVKIFGTAINKDLKDHLVQKAPVYFNGSNAIISTSSPEFNIRYEKNWSLMAKGLEENYTLRFQQDNPNITLPIELSYNPEQKFVPGDELIVDINIDNEKKIESKINVTGNDTTEKIEIPINETIFDSASDFWNTFSLEKNNPHRIEITVTDKDSKVSNNVQFFVEVIPDKTLRVDASKSISFKNINYSSKADYIHRQDDGYVKVTSRNNPWQLRTRVVKPLTKSNDNEQFVGSLLYIDDDQRSALDDSPTLIEEDNHSYSEETVKTISDTWKDDTGVILKQTGLNEAGQYVGTLEWSLADADIN, from the coding sequence TTGACTACTGTTAAAGCTGAACCAGTGGGGTTGCCTTTGAATGATTATATGGTTATTGATACGCCAACAATTATCAATCCACCAAATGGAACTAATTACTTTAATAAAAATACCGCTTCTATTCAAAATGAGGATACTGCCAAATTAACTGACAAAGCAGGCCAAATAGTAAAAGAAGGGGGATTGTTGGTTAAAAACTTATATACTTTAAATCGTGGTACTATGGGAGCAATTTGGTCTAAAGACAGTGATACTTGGGATTTATCTCAAGTTCAACAAATATCTGCCTGGATGAATTTTGGCCCTCCTGATGATTCCTCTTTAGTTAATGGTGAAGGACTAGCTTTCGTAATTCAAAATGACAACCGAGGTACTAAAGCCATTGGTACTGGATTACAAGGACTAGGTGTCTATGGATATGATTTAACTACTTTTCCGTCAGCCTCACCTACCCCCCCAAGTCCGGAATTGGTTACACTGACTGCCGTGAAAAACAGCGTTGCTATAGAGTTTGATACTAACCTAAATAAGGCTGGGGAAGGTAAAGTGCCAACGCTTATCCATTATAAAGACTTGTTGATAGACAAATCTGAAGAACATTATACTTCTAATGGTTTTGACAGTGATATCGGAATAGCTGGTTCCACAGGCGTTAACCTTCTCCCCAACTCATACCTTGGTTTGAAAATCCCTGGAGAAAGAGGTTGGGGACACATTGCCTTTTCACTTCCTGGAAATGAAAATTCATATGCTGACGTTTTCAACGGTTCCGTCCCAACCAGTTATAGCAAGCTTAAAATTTCCACAGGTATGAGCCTCTTTCATTCTAATGCAACCGTTGCTAACCTAATAGATGACATTGATTACTTCGGTAAACCCGTTAATTGGCATCACGTAACTATTACTTGGACGCCTGATGAAAATCTTCTAGCAGGAACACTTAGCTATGTTTATAATGACAAGGATGAACATGGTATTAATAACACTAATAAAACAACAGATAACTACTTTAAACGTGTCGAATCATCTGTAAAAGTTCCAATGAGCACTTTTGATGTTCATAATGGAGATTACAATGTTCGTTGGGGATTCACTGGTGCCAATAGTTCTTTAGGTCAACTTGACGCAGATGGCAACGAGACTGGTAGCGAAAAAGTGGCTGATAAGTATGTAAAACTAGAAACTCTCCCCGACTCCCCTAATCCAATTGCTAACAGTTCGATAACTGATAATACGCTAAACAAAACCATCACTGATCAATCCACGGATAACAACGTCAACAGTGGCGATTCAGTCGATTTAAATTATGAAATCAAGCACGCCGAAGATAACAACAAAACTTCCGACTCCAAGATTCTACCCGATTCACAAAAGCCGTCTTGGAAAGATATCGTCGCTGCTATCCAAATTCCCGACATGGAAACCTACTTAGATTTTCGCCAGGAAGACAGTCCCAATACTCCCGGACAAAAACGAATCGGCTACATTGAATATCAAGATGGTACTCAAGACGACTTATTGGTTTCAGATGTCTCTTTGACTAGTGGCCAAGCTGAAAGTACTAGTACCAAAGTCGCTATTAACAGCCGTCTAGTCACCAAAAAGCTCTCCAAAGATCTCGACAACACTGACAACAAAATTACCAATGTTAAAATTTTTGGAACAGCTATTAACAAAGACCTAAAAGACCATCTAGTTCAAAAAGCCCCCGTCTATTTCAATGGTAGCAATGCCATCATTTCAACTAGTTCCCCTGAATTTAATATCCGTTACGAGAAGAACTGGAGCTTGATGGCTAAGGGTCTCGAAGAAAATTACACATTACGTTTCCAACAAGACAATCCTAATATCACTTTGCCTATCGAATTGTCTTACAATCCTGAACAAAAATTTGTTCCCGGAGATGAATTAATCGTTGATATCAACATCGATAATGAGAAAAAAATCGAAAGTAAAATCAATGTCACTGGCAATGACACGACTGAAAAAATTGAAATTCCTATCAATGAAACAATCTTTGATTCAGCAAGTGATTTTTGGAACACTTTCTCATTAGAAAAGAACAATCCTCACCGAATTGAAATCACGGTAACCGATAAGGATTCTAAAGTTTCTAACAACGTTCAATTTTTCGTTGAAGTAATTCCTGATAAAACTCTCAGAGTTGATGCTTCTAAGAGTATCTCCTTCAAGAACATCAATTATTCCAGCAAAGCAGATTATATTCATCGTCAAGATGATGGCTACGTCAAAGTAACTAGTCGTAATAATCCTTGGCAATTACGTACGCGTGTAGTCAAGCCTCTAACTAAGTCTAATGACAATGAACAATTCGTCGGTAGTTTGCTTTACATCGATGACGACCAAAGATCTGCTCTAGATGATTCACCTACTTTGATTGAAGAAGACAACCACAGCTACTCTGAAGAAACTGTAAAAACAATTTCTGATACTTGGAAAGATGATACTGGCGTTATTTTGAAACAGACTGGTTTGAATGAAGCTGGCCAATACGTCGGAACTCTGGAATGGAGTTTAGCTGACGCCGACATTAACTAA
- a CDS encoding SDR family oxidoreductase gives MKVLIIGAHGKVGRLLVDELKSRKIDFAAGLRKEEQINAYQAEGIPTQYIDLTASPKDIQNSIAESGADTIVFSAGAGGAGYDKTIEIDLDGAIKTMDAAQILGIKRYVMVSAVYSDDRTKWEASGIRPYYVAKHYADKYLRSTNLDYTIVHPGTLTDDPATGKVNIQSNYEGGSVARADVAKVIAQAIQTPSSIKNEYNFSSGDQAIQDVIR, from the coding sequence ATGAAAGTACTTATTATTGGTGCCCATGGTAAAGTGGGACGTTTGTTAGTTGACGAATTAAAGTCTCGAAAGATTGATTTTGCGGCCGGTTTGCGTAAGGAAGAACAAATCAACGCTTATCAAGCGGAGGGCATTCCAACTCAATACATTGACTTAACAGCATCTCCAAAGGATATTCAAAATTCAATCGCCGAATCTGGTGCTGATACGATTGTCTTTTCTGCTGGTGCCGGTGGTGCTGGATATGACAAGACAATTGAAATTGATTTGGACGGAGCTATCAAGACGATGGATGCCGCTCAAATTCTTGGTATCAAGCGTTACGTCATGGTCAGTGCCGTTTACAGCGATGATCGCACAAAGTGGGAAGCTTCAGGAATCAGACCATATTATGTAGCTAAGCATTATGCTGACAAGTATCTTCGTAGCACAAACTTAGATTACACAATTGTTCATCCAGGGACTTTGACTGACGATCCTGCAACGGGAAAAGTTAATATCCAAAGCAATTATGAAGGTGGATCAGTTGCTAGAGCAGATGTCGCCAAAGTTATCGCTCAAGCCATCCAAACTCCATCATCAATCAAAAATGAATACAATTTCTCTTCTGGAGATCAAGCTATTCAAGACGTTATTAGATAA
- a CDS encoding ribose-phosphate diphosphokinase gives MSNSSLDKIALLSLNGNKPLAKRISDYMGIPLLDATVSHFSDGEINIQINESIRGKDVYIIHSVSDPVNDNFMELMIAVDSLRRASANSITCVLPYFAYTRSDRKSRSREPISAKLFANMLEMGQVDRVIAIDMHADQIQGFFDIPVDHLRAMPIFASYFEQKIKNPDEFVFVAPDHNSTKRARSLAEVFGSQIAIVDQRSTEDDNVVPDIIGDVDGKQCVIVDDLIDTGTRMINSAEAVKKAGAKTISAVATHPIFSKDAAKRLEASDLMEVLVSDSIVVPEECHFDKLKVLSVTDLVGDAIRMTQDNESIDSLFDVRDSFTIIK, from the coding sequence ATGTCTAATAGCTCATTAGATAAAATTGCTTTACTTTCTTTAAATGGTAATAAACCATTAGCAAAAAGAATTTCTGACTACATGGGAATTCCATTGTTGGATGCTACCGTTTCACATTTTAGTGATGGTGAAATCAACATTCAAATAAACGAAAGTATTCGTGGAAAAGACGTTTACATTATTCATTCAGTTTCTGATCCTGTTAATGACAACTTTATGGAATTGATGATTGCCGTAGATTCTTTGAGACGTGCTAGTGCTAACAGCATTACTTGTGTATTGCCATACTTTGCTTACACACGTTCAGATAGAAAATCTCGTTCTAGAGAACCTATCTCAGCTAAGTTGTTTGCCAATATGCTAGAAATGGGACAAGTCGATCGTGTTATTGCTATCGATATGCATGCTGACCAAATTCAAGGATTCTTTGATATCCCAGTTGATCACTTACGTGCAATGCCTATTTTTGCTAGTTACTTTGAACAAAAGATCAAGAATCCTGACGAATTTGTTTTCGTAGCTCCTGATCACAACTCAACTAAACGTGCACGTTCTTTGGCCGAAGTATTCGGTTCACAAATTGCTATCGTTGACCAAAGATCAACTGAAGATGATAATGTTGTTCCTGATATCATTGGTGACGTTGATGGTAAACAATGTGTTATCGTTGATGATTTGATTGATACAGGTACTAGAATGATCAATAGTGCTGAAGCAGTTAAAAAGGCCGGTGCTAAGACAATTTCTGCCGTAGCTACACACCCAATCTTCTCAAAAGATGCTGCTAAACGTCTAGAAGCATCAGATTTGATGGAAGTTTTAGTTTCAGATTCAATTGTCGTTCCAGAAGAATGTCATTTTGATAAATTAAAAGTTTTATCCGTAACTGACTTAGTTGGTGATGCTATTCGCATGACTCAAGATAATGAATCAATCGACTCACTATTTGATGTTCGTGATAGCTTTACAATTATTAAGTAA
- a CDS encoding YueI family protein encodes MTNVEDYIKQNVFGKPQLKPDEKNKFLGNFAERVAIALTIAQLKNEDNIKTVESVMKKYPEYHLYLNGKIDSYILDKYLQLSVKLKYKFTIVSQSGVRNKDRALTDNDMGLVIANEGKPVDRPVLI; translated from the coding sequence ATGACTAATGTTGAAGATTATATTAAACAAAATGTTTTTGGCAAGCCACAGTTAAAGCCTGATGAGAAGAACAAATTCTTGGGAAACTTTGCTGAAAGAGTAGCGATTGCTTTAACGATTGCCCAATTAAAAAATGAGGATAATATCAAGACGGTTGAAAGCGTTATGAAAAAATATCCAGAGTATCATCTGTACTTAAATGGAAAAATTGATTCATATATACTGGATAAATACCTACAATTGAGTGTAAAATTAAAGTATAAGTTTACAATAGTTTCACAATCGGGAGTCCGTAATAAAGACCGTGCCTTGACTGATAACGACATGGGACTAGTTATTGCTAACGAGGGTAAACCTGTTGATAGACCAGTGCTTATATAA
- a CDS encoding alpha/beta hydrolase, translated as MKKAIIYVHGKGGSALEAERFKKNCPGFEMIGVDYREYLPWVVEKQVRDTYEKLTSKYDQIFLLANSIGVYFSMLALQDMPIKKALFISPILDMEKSITDTLEENNLTEADLRDQQEITLGRKTLSWKYLQFVREHPINWQIETEILYGQKDDHTSNEVLNDFVGNHNAHVTIMENGEHWFHTKEQLTFLDNWMKKTVES; from the coding sequence TTGAAAAAAGCGATTATTTACGTTCATGGCAAAGGTGGCAGTGCTTTAGAAGCAGAACGTTTTAAGAAAAATTGCCCGGGTTTTGAAATGATTGGTGTCGATTATCGGGAATATTTGCCCTGGGTCGTTGAAAAACAGGTCCGGGACACTTATGAAAAATTGACGTCAAAATACGACCAGATATTTTTGCTAGCTAATAGTATTGGCGTCTATTTCTCGATGCTAGCTTTACAAGATATGCCAATCAAGAAGGCCTTGTTTATCTCGCCAATTTTGGATATGGAAAAATCAATCACTGATACGCTTGAAGAAAATAATTTAACTGAAGCAGACTTAAGGGATCAACAAGAAATCACTTTAGGTCGTAAGACTTTATCGTGGAAATATTTGCAATTTGTTAGAGAACATCCAATCAACTGGCAAATAGAGACAGAAATTCTTTATGGTCAAAAAGACGATCATACTTCAAATGAAGTTTTGAATGATTTTGTTGGAAACCATAACGCTCACGTAACGATAATGGAAAATGGAGAACACTGGTTTCATACAAAAGAGCAACTAACTTTTTTGGATAATTGGATGAAAAAAACAGTCGAATCGTAA